The Cellulophaga lytica DSM 7489 nucleotide sequence TTGCGTGCTGTATTAAGAGAAGCTTACGCTGAAGGATATTTGAATATAGATGTTGTTAAATCGGTCAAAGGATTTAGCCAAGGGGAATCTAAAAGAGAATACCTTACACATTCTGAACTGCAAGCACTTAGTGAAACGAAATGTAAATACTCTGTTTTTTCACGCGTATCTTTAGTTTCCACATAAGAACTTACCGATAGGTTATAATCGTTTTCAGCTATTTTAGAATTATCAAATGTTTAAAATCCCATCCATCTACAGAACCACGCACTTCGTTGGCTATTTTCCATATTTGACTTTGTAATTCGGCTCTTTGATTGTTACTTGTCATTTATTGTTTTATATCTTATTTATTAATTCGTTCTTTAACCATTCAAAAGCAGCCTCTTGATTATATTCTATTTCAGGTCGTAATAAAGCTTCCATATCTCCAGTGAAATTGGAATCATTCTCTTTTTCTTCTATGTTTAACAAAAATTCTTTTTGACTCGGTGGTTTATTTCCTGTTGAAAAAATAGTGTACTCCTTAAAACATTTTATAATTTGTTCTATATCTAATTTTATATTGAGTCTAGAATAATCTAAATCGAATAAATCTCGTCCTTTGCTTCGTTGATATAAAGCTCTTAATTTAGTGCCTAGTAATTCATTTATGCTATAAGTTCTAATTTTGCAACTTCCCACAAACCATTCGCTTTTTACTTCAAAAGGAAAATCAACCCAGTCTAAGACGTTAAAATGCTCTTTACAGTTAATTTCTAGTTTAAGGCGTAATCGAATATTCTCATACTCCGAATTAAAACGATACATCGCTTTAGCTCCATGACCTCCAATTTTTGTATTTCTAGGTTCTTCAAAAAAGGTTACTACCTCCCCTATTCTTTTCATAATTGGTTTTATTGGCCCTTCTTTAATTTGTACTAAATCGATATCCTCAGAATATCTTGGTGCGGGATTTAGGTATAATTTATGTAAAGCCGTACCTCCCCTAAAGGCAAGATTTTCTCTTAAAAAATCATCTGAGAAAATGATTTCCAAGGTGCTTGTTCTTGCCATTTGGCTATATATGGTCTTGGTATCATAAATCACTTTCTAGTTTAATATTAACATCAACTTTCCATTTATTGTCTACTGCTCCAGGTTTCTGGTTTGATTTTGGGCTTAGTAATACAGGATAAAATTTATTAGAATCTATATACTCAAAAAGAATGCTTGTTAATTTTTCATCTGCTTGAAGTTCTTCTAATAAAAAGCCAAACCTTTGCAAAGCACTTTTATGTGGATACCATTTAAGCAAATCTCTTAAATCAGAAACTTGAATTTCTTCTATTAGCTCCTCTAATACAGACAACATCCTATTAATGCCCCCAAGTTTTGTTTGATGGTAAATTAAATCTACTGCTGTAAGAACTGAGTCAGATATTTTGAAATACCCTGCATCTGATTTTTTAGTGGTTATATTTTTCCTTGGCCATTTTGAAATTGTAAAAAAACGTAAATTAATAGCTCCTTTATCAATATCTAATAAAGTTGGTGTGGATGTAATGATATAGTCACGTTGAATTTGCTGATGACTTGCCCCATGGAATTTAGCTGCAGAATACAACCCTATGTAATAAGGCCTGTCTATACTTTTAAATAAATTATCACTATATAATTCAATCGGTAATTTTGCTTGCTTTGAATACCTTGGCGGAATAATTAAATAAAAACCTTTTCTTAAAGAGATTATATCCCCTTTTTTCGTTAAATACGATAAATCAGATTTAACATATTTTTTATCTTTTTCAATAGCGGTATAAAGTTCTTCTGTAGAGAAAGAGTATTTCTCTAATGAAAGCCGTTCTTTTATAAATTCAGATAACTGCAATTATAGTAATTTTGCGAGAAAGGTAGTAAAAAATACTACTTATCTCGTATTTTTACTAAAAAAAATTTAATGTAGTATAGGTTCCATTAAAGGTTAGTCTTCCTAAATGAATTGGGAGTCATATGTTTTATAATCTTAAATTGTCTATTAAAGTTAGAAATGTTATTAAATCCGGATTTAAAAGCAATTTCATTAATAGATAAATCCTTGTCAGCTATTAATAATTTACAAGCATTTTCAATCCGTAATTCAATTAAAAAACTAATAAACGTTTTATTTGTTCGTTTTTTAAAATATTTACAAAAGGCATTTTTTGTCATATTAGCAACGTTTGCAACATCATCCAAAGTTATATTTTGATACGCGTTTTCAAATGTGAAATCAAATACATTACGCATTCTTTTTCCTTCAATATCAGTGTATTTTTTATTGTAAATAAACGTTGAAAGAGGAGCTGATTTTGCATTAGAAATTTTTTTTAGTATTTCTAAAAATAAAATAAAACGTTCAAATTTAGAAGCATCTTTTAGTTTTATAAAGTTTTTTTTAATATCGTTTTTATGTGTTTTAACCTCTAAACCTTGTAAAGTTTTAGATAAGAAATGATTTATTTCAGCTAGTTCATTCAATTCAAAAAAAGAATCTCCAAAAGAAGATGCTGTAAAAAACAGACTCAACATTTTAGAGTGAATTACTGCGTTTTTATCACTTTTAAAAGCATGAGGTAAATTGCTTCCAATAACAAAAAGATCATTTTCAGAATAGCTAGAAATACGATCACCAACCAATAAAGAACCACTACCTTTTTCGATAAAACTTATTTGAATTTCATCATGTTGGTGCAATTTATCATAAAACACCAATTCAATATCTTCTTGATAAATTAAGGAGTTATTATCTGGTTTAGGAATTTTAAATGGTAAAACTTTCATTTAAAAACAATTAAATTTTAATCTAAAATTATTCAATATTACAAAATTATATAGCATTAAGGATAATATAGTATCAAAATTGAATAATTTAATCTTATTTTAAAATTTGTTAACTCTTTAATTTTACTAGCATTAAAAATAGAATTATGAGTATACAATGGAATGGCGTTATGCCAGCTGTGTTTACCTGGTTGAAAGAGTCAAAGTCTGGAGCTCTTGAAATTGACCTTGATGCAACACAAAAACAGGCTGCAGACATTTTAAAGGTTCAAGGAAAAAGCGGAAGCAGAATGAGTGGACTTGTCGGTTCTGGAACCCTGGGTGAGAATAGTTACCTGAGCAATAACCAGCGTCTTTCTTTACTTAAATCCCTTTCTGAGGTTGCTAAAAAATATAACGTCCCGTTAATTAGCGGAGCAGCAGCAGAAACTAAGGAAGAACTTGCCAAAATTATTGAGGGACTTG carries:
- a CDS encoding nucleotidyl transferase AbiEii/AbiGii toxin family protein: MARTSTLEIIFSDDFLRENLAFRGGTALHKLYLNPAPRYSEDIDLVQIKEGPIKPIMKRIGEVVTFFEEPRNTKIGGHGAKAMYRFNSEYENIRLRLKLEINCKEHFNVLDWVDFPFEVKSEWFVGSCKIRTYSINELLGTKLRALYQRSKGRDLFDLDYSRLNIKLDIEQIIKCFKEYTIFSTGNKPPSQKEFLLNIEEKENDSNFTGDMEALLRPEIEYNQEAAFEWLKNELINKI
- a CDS encoding type IV toxin-antitoxin system AbiEi family antitoxin domain-containing protein, with protein sequence MQLSEFIKERLSLEKYSFSTEELYTAIEKDKKYVKSDLSYLTKKGDIISLRKGFYLIIPPRYSKQAKLPIELYSDNLFKSIDRPYYIGLYSAAKFHGASHQQIQRDYIITSTPTLLDIDKGAINLRFFTISKWPRKNITTKKSDAGYFKISDSVLTAVDLIYHQTKLGGINRMLSVLEELIEEIQVSDLRDLLKWYPHKSALQRFGFLLEELQADEKLTSILFEYIDSNKFYPVLLSPKSNQKPGAVDNKWKVDVNIKLESDL
- a CDS encoding AraC family transcriptional regulator, whose translation is MKVLPFKIPKPDNNSLIYQEDIELVFYDKLHQHDEIQISFIEKGSGSLLVGDRISSYSENDLFVIGSNLPHAFKSDKNAVIHSKMLSLFFTASSFGDSFFELNELAEINHFLSKTLQGLEVKTHKNDIKKNFIKLKDASKFERFILFLEILKKISNAKSAPLSTFIYNKKYTDIEGKRMRNVFDFTFENAYQNITLDDVANVANMTKNAFCKYFKKRTNKTFISFLIELRIENACKLLIADKDLSINEIAFKSGFNNISNFNRQFKIIKHMTPNSFRKTNL